The Halopseudomonas sabulinigri genome window below encodes:
- a CDS encoding ABC transporter substrate-binding protein has product MKQYKKVLLATATALFMSAPAFAETLRIGTEGAYPPFNLVDSSGEVVGFDIDIANALCAEMKVDCTVVTSDWDGIIPALNNNKFDFLVASMSITDERKQAVDFTNPYYTNKLQFVAPKSADFKVDEASLKGKTIGAQRATIAGQWLEDNMADVVDVRLYDTQENAYLDMNSGRIDGVLADNFVQYEWLQSEAGANFEFKGEPVFDNDQIGIAVRKDDPLRERLNTALQAIIDNGTYETINAKYFPFSIY; this is encoded by the coding sequence ATGAAACAATACAAAAAGGTTTTGCTGGCAACTGCCACAGCGTTGTTTATGAGTGCTCCGGCCTTTGCCGAGACCCTGCGCATCGGCACCGAAGGCGCCTACCCTCCCTTCAACTTGGTTGACAGCAGCGGCGAAGTCGTCGGTTTTGATATCGACATCGCCAACGCCCTGTGCGCCGAAATGAAGGTTGACTGCACCGTGGTGACTTCCGATTGGGACGGCATCATTCCAGCGCTGAACAACAACAAGTTCGACTTCCTGGTTGCTTCGATGTCGATCACCGATGAGCGCAAGCAGGCGGTTGATTTCACCAACCCCTACTACACCAACAAGCTGCAGTTCGTGGCGCCCAAGTCAGCCGATTTCAAGGTTGACGAGGCCAGCCTGAAAGGCAAGACCATTGGTGCACAGCGCGCGACCATCGCCGGTCAGTGGCTGGAAGACAACATGGCCGACGTGGTGGATGTGCGTCTGTACGACACCCAGGAAAACGCCTATCTGGACATGAACTCCGGCCGTATCGACGGCGTGCTGGCCGACAACTTCGTGCAGTACGAGTGGCTGCAGAGCGAAGCGGGCGCCAACTTTGAGTTCAAAGGCGAACCGGTATTCGACAACGATCAGATCGGCATCGCCGTGCGCAAGGATGATCCGCTGCGCGAGCGCCTGAACACGGCGCTGCAGGCCATCATCGATAATGGTACCTACGAGACCATCAACGCCAAGTACTTTCCCTTCAGCATCTACTGA
- a CDS encoding ABC transporter ATP-binding protein: MTSPALEVRNLHKRYGDLEVLKGVDLVANDGDVISILGSSGSGKSTLLRCINLLENPHEGQILVAGEELKLKPGRHGELVAADNKQINRLRARVGFVFQSFNLWPHMSILDNIIEAPRRVLGQSKAEAVEAAEAFLEKVGIADKRHSFPAQLSGGQQQRAAIARTLAMQPRVILFDEPTSALDPEMVHEVLTVIRALADEGRTMLLVTHEMGFARQVSSQVVFLHQGLVEEIGTPEKVFDNPGSERCRQFMSSHK; this comes from the coding sequence GTGACTTCGCCCGCTCTAGAAGTGCGCAACCTGCACAAACGATACGGCGACCTTGAAGTACTCAAGGGCGTTGATCTGGTCGCCAACGATGGCGACGTCATTTCCATCCTCGGTTCCTCCGGGTCCGGCAAGAGCACGCTGCTGCGTTGTATCAACCTGCTGGAAAACCCGCACGAAGGCCAGATTCTGGTCGCTGGTGAAGAGCTCAAGCTCAAGCCCGGCCGTCATGGCGAGCTGGTCGCCGCTGACAACAAGCAAATCAATCGCCTGCGCGCGCGGGTTGGCTTTGTATTTCAGAGTTTCAACCTGTGGCCACACATGAGCATCCTCGACAATATCATCGAGGCGCCACGTCGCGTGCTGGGCCAGTCCAAGGCCGAGGCGGTTGAGGCGGCCGAGGCCTTTCTGGAAAAGGTCGGCATTGCCGACAAGCGTCATTCCTTCCCTGCACAACTTTCCGGTGGTCAGCAGCAGCGCGCTGCCATCGCTCGCACGCTGGCCATGCAGCCGCGTGTCATCCTGTTCGATGAGCCAACCTCGGCACTGGATCCGGAGATGGTCCATGAGGTTCTCACGGTGATTCGAGCCCTGGCTGACGAAGGTCGTACTATGCTGTTGGTAACCCATGAAATGGGCTTTGCCCGGCAGGTATCAAGCCAGGTGGTGTTTCTGCATCAGGGGCTGGTCGAAGAGATCGGTACCCCGGAAAAAGTGTTCGACAACCCCGGTTCCGAGCGCTGCCGACAGTTCATGTCAAGCCATAAATAA
- a CDS encoding oxidative damage protection protein, with the protein MTRMVMCRKYKEELPGLERPPYPGPKGEAIYQDVSKRAWDEWQAHQTMLINERRLNMMDPEDRRFLQAEMDKFLAGEDYAQAEGYVPPSA; encoded by the coding sequence ATGACGCGCATGGTGATGTGCCGCAAATACAAAGAAGAGTTGCCCGGCCTGGAGCGACCACCTTATCCCGGCCCCAAGGGCGAGGCGATCTACCAGGACGTTTCCAAGCGCGCTTGGGACGAGTGGCAGGCGCACCAGACGATGCTCATCAATGAGCGCCGGCTGAACATGATGGACCCCGAGGATCGGCGCTTTCTGCAGGCCGAAATGGACAAGTTTCTCGCTGGCGAAGATTATGCCCAGGCTGAGGGTTACGTACCTCCGAGCGCATGA
- the mutY gene encoding A/G-specific adenine glycosylase, protein MKPDEFAQRVLGWYDAHGRKDLPWQQDKSPYRVWVSEIMLQQTQVATVIPYFARFMEALPNVQALANASDDEVLHLWTGLGYYTRARNLHKAAKQVVAEHGGEFPRSVEGLMALPGIGRSTAGAIASLSMGLWAPILDGNVKRVLARFAAVEGWPGEKAVHDRLWRMAERYTPQNRVQHFTQAMMDMGATLCTRSKPSCLLCPLKEGCEARLLGEPTRFPGSKPRKVLPVRQCVMPLLLNEEGEVWLQRRPPSGLWGGLWSPVQLDSQEALTAWLQSRPLAIEHTEALPALRHTFSHFHLDIQPVLVRVHGVGGVAEAGEVWYNLREPGRLGLAAPVKKLLKQIEAHLPSPA, encoded by the coding sequence TTGAAGCCAGATGAGTTTGCCCAGCGCGTGCTGGGCTGGTATGACGCGCATGGTCGCAAGGATCTGCCCTGGCAACAGGACAAATCACCCTATCGCGTCTGGGTCTCGGAGATCATGTTGCAGCAGACCCAGGTCGCGACTGTCATCCCCTATTTTGCGCGCTTCATGGAGGCCTTGCCCAACGTGCAGGCGCTGGCCAATGCCAGTGACGATGAAGTGCTGCATTTGTGGACCGGGCTCGGCTATTACACCCGGGCGCGCAACCTGCACAAGGCGGCCAAGCAGGTGGTCGCCGAGCACGGCGGCGAATTCCCCCGCAGCGTTGAAGGCTTGATGGCGTTACCGGGTATCGGGCGATCCACCGCTGGCGCTATTGCTTCGCTCAGCATGGGCCTTTGGGCGCCGATTCTGGATGGCAATGTCAAACGAGTGCTGGCGCGCTTTGCTGCGGTGGAGGGCTGGCCAGGGGAAAAGGCGGTGCATGATCGTTTGTGGCGCATGGCCGAGCGCTATACGCCCCAAAACAGGGTGCAGCATTTCACTCAGGCGATGATGGACATGGGGGCCACCCTGTGCACGCGCAGCAAGCCTTCGTGCCTACTGTGCCCGCTAAAGGAAGGTTGCGAGGCACGCCTGCTGGGAGAGCCGACTCGCTTCCCCGGCTCCAAGCCGCGCAAGGTGCTGCCAGTGCGCCAGTGCGTGATGCCCTTACTGCTCAACGAGGAAGGCGAGGTCTGGCTGCAGCGCAGGCCGCCCAGCGGTCTCTGGGGCGGACTCTGGAGTCCGGTTCAGCTGGATAGTCAGGAGGCGCTGACGGCCTGGTTGCAGAGCCGTCCGCTGGCGATTGAACACACTGAGGCGCTGCCAGCGTTGCGGCATACCTTCAGTCACTTTCATCTGGATATTCAGCCGGTGCTGGTACGGGTTCATGGCGTCGGCGGCGTGGCTGAAGCGGGCGAGGTCTGGTATAACCTGCGCGAACCCGGTCGCCTCGGTCTTGCTGCGCCAGTGAAGAAACTACTGAAGCAGATTGAAGCGCACCTTCCATCCCCTGCCTGA